A single genomic interval of Flavobacteriales bacterium harbors:
- a CDS encoding DNA-binding response regulator, with protein MNPTAYVVEDEPQARELIRALLTKRHLRIKLVGEAGDVHTAADAIRAAAPQVLFLDVDLGGPDGVDLLRRIAPVDDLLYRTGDNSHTLVHRRGEARPLVVSRGIVAFDEAPRDQGFVRIHQRHLVNRKHIRRYIKGEGGEVIMSDGASLPVSRRQKADPMEALERL; from the coding sequence ATGAACCCCACCGCCTACGTCGTGGAGGATGAGCCGCAGGCCCGCGAGCTGATCCGCGCGCTGTTGACGAAGCGGCATCTGCGCATCAAGCTGGTGGGGGAGGCGGGTGATGTGCATACCGCCGCGGATGCGATCCGCGCCGCGGCACCGCAGGTGCTCTTCCTGGACGTGGACCTCGGCGGACCGGACGGGGTCGACCTCCTGCGTCGCATCGCGCCGGTGGACGATCTGCTGTACCGCACCGGCGACAACAGCCACACGCTGGTGCACCGGCGCGGCGAGGCGCGTCCGCTGGTGGTGAGCCGCGGCATCGTGGCCTTCGACGAGGCGCCGCGCGACCAGGGCTTCGTGCGCATCCACCAGCGGCACCTGGTGAACCGCAAGCACATCCGGCGCTACATCAAGGGCGAGGGCGGCGAGGTGATCATGAGCGATGGCGCCAGCCTGCCCGTGAGCCGCCGCCAGAAGGCCGACCCGATGGAGGCCCTGGAGCGGCTTTGA
- a CDS encoding T9SS type A sorting domain-containing protein, which produces MGRALLFVLLLVPIGAIAQVPDLSGYEYWYDQADADNERVFVPFTSPGQTVSLSSEQLAAAGLGVGQHRLHIRLRDQAGRWSSTLFRSFLIHPSGPFQVISGEYWFDQDDVNRQPFALTPGGSVSITLNTPAAGLTVGQHRVHYRLRDDQGAWSSVLARKFLLTAEGPHELVLLRYWSEPVPQSPGDLTEVPITPAVQVLDIIDDVLFCNWSSTGQTDVYFQLQDNLGQWSSVITRGIDVDAVSAPPAATAVSGPAVVLDNSAQTYTAATVPGASYYVWTLPTGWSGTSTGNSINVTTGAPGEDGWVVVTAGNGCGLGDPDSLFVTITGTGMATEGTTGILLFPNPTTGLVTIALPDVAGVEGLMVVSSTGQRIYETGKITTDRHTLDLSAEAGGLYTVILTRGTQHTKLHVMVQR; this is translated from the coding sequence ATGGGACGCGCGCTTCTGTTCGTGTTGCTGTTGGTCCCGATAGGGGCCATCGCACAGGTGCCGGACCTCTCCGGGTATGAGTATTGGTACGATCAGGCGGATGCGGACAACGAACGGGTGTTCGTGCCCTTCACCTCGCCCGGCCAGACCGTGAGCTTGAGCAGTGAACAACTGGCCGCGGCGGGGCTTGGCGTCGGCCAGCATCGCCTGCACATCCGCCTGCGCGATCAGGCGGGCCGCTGGAGCAGCACCTTGTTCCGCTCTTTCCTGATCCATCCGTCCGGCCCCTTCCAGGTGATCTCCGGCGAGTACTGGTTCGACCAGGACGATGTGAACCGCCAGCCGTTCGCCCTGACCCCCGGGGGCAGTGTGTCCATCACCCTGAACACACCTGCAGCTGGACTTACGGTGGGCCAACACCGCGTCCATTACCGCTTGCGGGATGACCAGGGGGCGTGGAGCAGCGTGCTGGCGCGAAAGTTCCTGTTGACCGCCGAAGGTCCACATGAACTGGTGCTCCTGCGGTACTGGAGCGAACCCGTTCCACAGAGCCCCGGCGATCTGACGGAAGTGCCCATCACTCCCGCCGTGCAGGTGCTGGACATCATCGACGACGTGCTCTTCTGCAACTGGAGCAGCACGGGGCAGACCGATGTGTACTTCCAGCTGCAGGACAACCTCGGGCAGTGGAGCTCGGTGATCACGCGCGGCATCGACGTGGATGCGGTAAGTGCGCCGCCTGCGGCGACCGCAGTGTCGGGCCCGGCCGTCGTGCTGGACAACAGCGCGCAGACCTACACGGCCGCCACGGTACCCGGCGCCTCGTACTATGTGTGGACCCTGCCGACAGGATGGTCGGGGACCAGCACCGGCAATTCGATCAATGTGACGACGGGCGCGCCTGGCGAGGATGGATGGGTGGTCGTGACCGCCGGCAACGGATGCGGCCTTGGAGATCCGGACAGCCTGTTCGTGACGATCACCGGTACGGGCATGGCGACTGAAGGAACGACAGGCATCTTGCTTTTCCCGAACCCCACCACCGGCCTGGTGACCATCGCACTGCCGGATGTGGCGGGCGTGGAGGGCCTGATGGTCGTGAGCAGCACCGGCCAGCGCATCTACGAGACGGGCAAGATCACAACGGACCGCCACACGTTGGACCTGAGCGCGGAGGCCGGTGGACTGTACACCGTGATCTTGACAAGGGGAACACAACACACCAAGCTGCACGTGATGGTGCAGCGGTGA